A genomic window from Candidatus Andeanibacterium colombiense includes:
- a CDS encoding peptidylprolyl isomerase, protein MRRWILLAAAALAVPALAEDAPVTPNSVIAAAPASDWVAINPVDLLVMDLAPDRDGHPRRVVIQLMPAPFSQGWVANIRTLAAAHWWDGTSINRVQDNYVVQWGDVTEKKPLPDGLKAVPESEYGATDPSIPDFGSLTDFFARGHTRKGEAIPWQRIDAYTSEVGFAHGWPIGMKGNKFWPAHCYGMVGVGRNVSPDTGTGAELYTVIGQAPRQLDRNIALVGRIVEGMENLSSLPRGHGDLGFYADDEADKRVPILSVRLGNDLASSSEAVGQQGNAKLPRFEYLSTESKSFAAYAYSRANRKDDFYIQPAGGVDICNVPVPIRHAKS, encoded by the coding sequence ATGAGACGCTGGATATTGCTTGCCGCCGCCGCGCTGGCCGTTCCCGCGCTGGCCGAGGATGCGCCGGTCACGCCGAACTCGGTTATTGCCGCGGCGCCCGCTTCCGACTGGGTCGCGATCAACCCGGTCGACCTGCTGGTGATGGACCTCGCGCCCGACCGCGATGGCCATCCGCGCCGGGTGGTGATCCAGCTGATGCCTGCGCCGTTCAGCCAAGGCTGGGTCGCCAATATCCGCACACTCGCCGCCGCGCATTGGTGGGACGGGACCAGCATCAACCGGGTGCAGGACAATTACGTCGTCCAGTGGGGCGATGTGACCGAGAAGAAGCCGCTGCCGGATGGGCTGAAGGCGGTGCCGGAGAGCGAGTATGGCGCAACCGATCCGAGCATCCCGGATTTTGGTTCTTTGACGGACTTCTTCGCCCGCGGCCACACGCGAAAGGGCGAGGCGATACCTTGGCAAAGGATAGACGCCTATACCAGCGAAGTCGGATTCGCGCATGGTTGGCCGATCGGCATGAAGGGTAACAAATTTTGGCCCGCCCACTGCTACGGCATGGTCGGCGTCGGCCGAAACGTCTCGCCCGACACCGGCACCGGCGCCGAACTCTACACCGTTATCGGGCAGGCCCCGCGGCAGCTCGATCGCAACATCGCCCTCGTCGGCCGGATCGTCGAGGGGATGGAGAACCTCTCCAGCCTGCCGCGCGGGCATGGCGACCTCGGCTTCTATGCCGATGACGAGGCGGACAAGCGGGTGCCGATCCTGTCGGTGCGGCTGGGGAACGACCTGGCCTCAAGTAGCGAAGCGGTAGGCCAACAAGGAAACGCCAAGCTGCCGCGCTTCGAATATCTCTCGACCGAGAGCAAGAGCTTCGCCGCCTACGCCTATTCCCGCGCCAACCGGAAGGACGATTTCTATATCCAGCCTGCCGGCGGAGTGGACATCTGCAACGTCCCCGTCCCGATCCGCCACGCCAAGTCATGA
- a CDS encoding VOC family protein, whose product MIVGLDHVQLAMPRGGEDRARTFYAGVLDMRELPKPPHLAANGGCWFESGGAHLHLGVEEGFSPAKKAHPSLLVDDLAALAARLAENGCDYTPGKPLSGYVRGDTHDPFGNRIELMQRVG is encoded by the coding sequence GTGATTGTCGGCCTGGATCACGTCCAGCTCGCGATGCCGCGCGGCGGGGAAGATCGCGCGCGGACGTTCTACGCCGGGGTGCTCGACATGCGCGAACTGCCCAAGCCGCCGCATCTCGCGGCGAATGGCGGCTGCTGGTTCGAAAGCGGCGGGGCGCATCTGCATCTCGGGGTCGAGGAAGGCTTCAGCCCGGCGAAGAAGGCGCATCCCTCGCTGCTGGTGGACGATCTCGCGGCGCTGGCCGCGCGGCTGGCGGAGAACGGGTGCGATTACACCCCGGGCAAGCCGCTCTCAGGCTATGTCCGCGGCGATACGCATGATCCGTTCGGCAACCGGATCGAGCTGATGCAGCGGGTGGGATGA
- a CDS encoding molecular chaperone HscC — MIVGIDLGTTNSAVAYWSKGEPRLVPNSLGHYLTPSAVSLGDDGELLVGLPARERQPTHPERTATAFKRYMGSARKVKLGRKDYTPEDLSALVLASLKRDAEAHLGEAVTGAVITVPAYFNDKQRRATRRAGELAGLKVERLINEPTAAALAFGIHQRELEEPFLVFDLGGGTFDVSLVEMFDGIIEVRASAGDNRLGGEDFNQVLIDCAREQLAGSLPDGGRDAEALHEIMRDAAERTRRALSEAEEATCRFVWQGKEYEFAITAEKFAERAEPLIERLREPVLRSLRDGATKVGQLSEIVLVGGGTRMPVVRKAVTRMFGRFPDTTVHPDHAVALGAAIQAGLKQRNADLDEVRLTDVCPFTLGVGVGERDNQGGIRSGIFSPIIERNTVIPASRVQRYFTMADNQDTLRLEVYQGEGRHVSDNVWLGQLDIPVPRKGAGEVSVDCRFTYDTSGLLEVDVTVPGTEVSRQLLIYDREDSALAANLDARRDALGALKIHPRDQAANAAALARANRCYEGHLGETRDYVGGLIGFFENALTGQDPREIDTARDELTRRLDEVEGEQYL; from the coding sequence ATGATTGTCGGGATCGATCTTGGTACTACCAATAGCGCGGTTGCTTATTGGTCGAAGGGGGAGCCGCGTCTGGTCCCAAACAGCCTCGGGCATTACCTCACCCCGTCGGCTGTGAGCCTGGGGGACGATGGCGAGCTGCTAGTCGGGCTGCCCGCGCGCGAGCGCCAGCCGACCCACCCGGAACGCACCGCGACCGCGTTCAAGCGCTACATGGGCTCCGCCCGCAAGGTGAAACTCGGACGCAAGGACTATACGCCGGAAGACCTTTCCGCGCTGGTGCTCGCGAGCCTCAAGCGCGATGCCGAAGCCCATCTGGGCGAAGCGGTGACCGGCGCGGTGATCACCGTGCCCGCCTATTTCAACGACAAGCAGCGCCGCGCAACCCGTCGCGCCGGCGAGCTGGCCGGGCTGAAGGTCGAACGGCTGATTAATGAGCCGACTGCGGCGGCGCTGGCCTTCGGGATTCACCAGCGCGAGCTGGAAGAACCGTTCCTGGTGTTCGATCTCGGCGGCGGAACCTTCGACGTGTCTCTGGTCGAGATGTTCGACGGGATCATCGAAGTGCGCGCTTCGGCGGGGGACAACCGGCTGGGCGGCGAGGATTTCAACCAGGTGCTGATTGACTGCGCACGCGAGCAGCTGGCCGGGTCGCTGCCCGACGGCGGGCGCGACGCGGAGGCGCTGCACGAAATCATGCGCGACGCAGCCGAGCGGACTCGCCGGGCGCTGAGCGAAGCCGAAGAAGCCACCTGCCGGTTCGTGTGGCAGGGCAAGGAATACGAGTTCGCGATCACCGCCGAGAAATTCGCCGAACGCGCCGAACCGCTGATCGAGCGCTTGCGCGAGCCCGTACTCCGTTCGCTGCGCGACGGCGCGACCAAGGTCGGCCAATTGTCGGAGATCGTGCTGGTCGGGGGCGGCACGCGGATGCCGGTGGTGCGCAAGGCGGTGACGCGCATGTTCGGGCGTTTTCCCGATACCACCGTCCATCCCGACCATGCGGTGGCGCTGGGCGCCGCGATCCAGGCGGGGCTCAAGCAGCGCAACGCCGATCTCGACGAGGTCCGGCTGACCGACGTCTGCCCCTTCACCCTTGGGGTCGGCGTGGGGGAGCGCGACAACCAGGGCGGGATTCGCAGCGGAATCTTCTCGCCGATCATCGAACGCAACACGGTGATCCCGGCCAGCCGGGTGCAACGCTATTTCACCATGGCCGACAACCAGGACACGCTCCGGCTGGAAGTCTACCAGGGCGAAGGGCGCCATGTGAGCGACAATGTCTGGCTCGGCCAGCTCGACATCCCGGTGCCGCGCAAGGGCGCCGGCGAAGTGAGCGTCGATTGCCGCTTCACCTACGATACCAGCGGGCTGCTCGAAGTCGACGTGACGGTGCCGGGGACCGAGGTCTCGCGGCAATTGCTGATCTACGACCGCGAGGATTCCGCGCTCGCCGCCAATCTCGACGCACGGCGCGACGCGCTGGGCGCGCTCAAGATCCATCCGCGCGACCAGGCCGCCAATGCTGCCGCGCTGGCGCGGGCCAACCGCTGCTATGAGGGCCATCTGGGCGAAACGCGCGACTATGTCGGCGGGTTGATCGGCTTTTTCGAGAATGCGCTGACCGGACAGGACCCGCGCGAGATCGACACCGCGCGCGATGAACTCACTCGCCGGCTGGATGAGGTCGAAGGCGAGCAATACCTGTGA
- a CDS encoding DUF805 domain-containing protein: MSRGRVRFPAQVRANRWGGLAEAVLSYAPTTRGRASRMELVLTIFAASILGTFAGRLAPPHPSALTPALDVLLGVLIALPVGSAILRRLHDVGRNWTSLVVLLAPYVGVLIFGYYLFKPSIYDD, translated from the coding sequence ATGAGCCGGGGCCGGGTCCGCTTTCCCGCGCAGGTTCGGGCGAACCGCTGGGGCGGCCTGGCCGAAGCGGTGCTGTCCTATGCGCCGACCACCAGGGGCCGGGCCAGCCGGATGGAGCTGGTGCTGACGATCTTCGCGGCTTCGATCCTCGGCACCTTCGCCGGCCGCCTGGCCCCTCCGCACCCGAGCGCGCTGACGCCCGCGCTGGACGTCCTGCTAGGGGTTCTGATCGCGCTCCCGGTGGGCTCGGCGATCCTGCGCCGGCTGCACGACGTCGGCCGCAACTGGACCTCGCTGGTCGTGCTGCTGGCGCCCTACGTCGGGGTGCTCATCTTCGGCTATTACCTGTTCAAGCCGAGCATTTACGACGATTGA
- a CDS encoding DUF1905 domain-containing protein → MSGEIVRFSARLIHWELGDFAGLGYVEIRGEPEEAIKGYELMRRLELGKRRGFGSVKVDVTLGDSKWSTSVFPSKDVGWFLPIKKAIQRAEGLDEGDLLEIELELL, encoded by the coding sequence ATGAGCGGCGAGATCGTCCGCTTCAGCGCGCGGCTGATCCATTGGGAGCTCGGAGACTTTGCCGGGCTCGGCTATGTCGAAATCCGCGGCGAGCCGGAGGAAGCGATCAAGGGCTACGAGCTGATGCGGCGGCTCGAACTCGGCAAGCGCCGCGGGTTCGGCTCGGTGAAGGTCGATGTCACGCTCGGCGACAGCAAATGGTCGACCTCGGTGTTTCCGAGCAAGGATGTCGGCTGGTTCCTGCCGATCAAGAAAGCGATCCAGCGCGCCGAGGGACTGGACGAAGGCGACCTGCTGGAGATCGAACTGGAGCTTTTGTAG
- a CDS encoding metallopeptidase family protein yields the protein MDRTFGIAPSAGEIELLARAALERLPAQFRAHLADIVLLVEEFADDETLAALGIEDPFELTGLYEGLPLGEKSIGHSGAMPDRIRLFRAPILDEWIERGDETLEHLVGHVLIHEVGHHFGLSDEAMHALEDGE from the coding sequence ATGGATCGAACTTTCGGCATTGCCCCCTCGGCGGGCGAGATCGAGCTGCTGGCGCGGGCGGCGCTGGAGCGGCTGCCGGCGCAGTTCCGGGCGCATCTTGCGGACATCGTGCTGCTGGTCGAGGAGTTCGCCGACGACGAGACGCTCGCGGCGCTCGGGATCGAGGATCCGTTCGAGCTGACCGGGCTCTACGAGGGCCTGCCGCTGGGCGAGAAGAGCATCGGCCATTCGGGCGCGATGCCCGACCGCATCCGCCTGTTCCGCGCCCCGATCCTCGACGAATGGATCGAGCGCGGGGATGAGACTTTGGAGCATCTCGTCGGTCACGTACTGATCCACGAGGTCGGGCACCATTTCGGCCTCTCGGACGAGGCCATGCACGCATTGGAGGACGGGGAATGA
- a CDS encoding recombinase family protein → MSTDHQKYSTENQGDAIRQYAAERGIKIVRTYADAGKSGLKIDGRDALRQLIEDVQAGATDFTMVLVYDVSRWGRFQDADESAYYEYICKRAGISVQYCAEQFDNDGSPVSTIVKGVKRAMAGEYSRELSAKVFAGQCRLIEKGYRQGGPAGFGLRRTLIDEHGATKGTLSRGEHKSIQTDRVILTPGPEQEVGIVREVYRAFVHDGLSELKIAEDLNRRRVFTDLGRPWTRGTVHQLLVNEKYVGDNVWNRRSFKLKKKRVRNEPAMWIRAPEAFEAIVERDLYEAAQGIISARSFRLSDGEMLEALRNLYGRSGLLSGLIIDECEGMPSSSAYGSRFGSLLRAYSLVGFRPDRDYRYVEINRALRGLHPEILELVLDGLRVAGSTCCDTGTDGIIVNDEISLSVVIVRCTATPSGLLRWKLRFDASLAPDITIVVRMDSMNRAPFDFYLFPRLDKVSDRLRLAEENGFNLDAYRFESLDYLYDITAPVRVAEAA, encoded by the coding sequence ATGTCAACGGATCACCAGAAGTACTCCACCGAGAACCAGGGTGACGCTATCCGGCAATATGCAGCCGAGCGCGGGATCAAGATCGTGCGAACCTACGCAGATGCCGGCAAGAGCGGGCTGAAGATCGACGGTCGTGATGCGCTGCGGCAACTGATCGAGGACGTTCAGGCGGGCGCAACTGATTTTACCATGGTGCTGGTCTACGATGTCAGCCGGTGGGGCAGGTTCCAGGACGCCGATGAGAGTGCGTATTACGAATATATCTGCAAGCGAGCCGGGATCTCGGTGCAATATTGCGCGGAGCAGTTCGACAATGATGGCAGTCCGGTCTCGACGATCGTCAAGGGCGTCAAGCGCGCCATGGCGGGAGAGTACAGCCGCGAACTCTCTGCCAAGGTTTTTGCGGGCCAGTGCAGGCTCATAGAAAAGGGTTATCGGCAAGGCGGACCGGCAGGCTTCGGGCTGCGAAGAACGCTTATAGACGAACATGGTGCGACCAAGGGCACCCTGTCCCGCGGCGAGCACAAGAGCATTCAGACCGACAGGGTGATCCTGACGCCCGGGCCAGAGCAGGAAGTGGGCATCGTGCGCGAGGTGTATCGCGCATTCGTGCATGACGGGCTGAGTGAGCTGAAGATCGCGGAAGATCTGAACAGGCGCAGGGTGTTCACCGATCTCGGCCGTCCGTGGACCCGGGGCACCGTTCATCAGCTTCTCGTCAACGAGAAGTATGTCGGCGATAACGTGTGGAACCGGCGCTCTTTCAAGTTGAAGAAAAAGCGGGTCAGGAACGAGCCGGCCATGTGGATTCGCGCCCCCGAGGCGTTCGAGGCCATCGTCGAACGGGACCTCTACGAAGCAGCGCAGGGGATAATCAGCGCCCGCTCATTTCGCCTTTCGGACGGCGAGATGCTCGAGGCCTTGCGGAACCTGTATGGGCGCAGCGGCTTGCTGTCCGGGTTGATTATCGATGAATGCGAAGGGATGCCTTCCAGCAGCGCATATGGTTCGCGGTTTGGCAGTCTTCTCAGGGCATACAGTCTGGTCGGGTTCAGGCCGGACCGGGACTACCGCTATGTCGAGATCAACCGCGCGCTGCGTGGCCTTCATCCCGAAATCCTCGAGTTGGTCCTTGATGGTCTCCGAGTTGCCGGAAGCACCTGCTGCGACACCGGCACCGATGGCATTATCGTGAATGACGAGATCAGCCTCTCGGTGGTCATTGTTCGTTGTACCGCGACCCCTTCCGGCCTCCTGCGCTGGAAGCTGCGTTTTGACGCCTCGCTCGCGCCTGACATCACGATCGTCGTGCGGATGGACTCAATGAACCGGGCGCCGTTCGACTTCTATCTCTTTCCGCGCCTCGACAAGGTTTCGGACCGACTGCGACTGGCCGAGGAGAACGGCTTCAATCTGGACGCATATCGCTTCGAGAGCCTCGACTATCTCTACGATATCACCGCGCCCGTAAGAGTTGCGGAGGCAGCCTGA
- a CDS encoding bifunctional (p)ppGpp synthetase/guanosine-3',5'-bis(diphosphate) 3'-pyrophosphohydrolase yields the protein MLRQYELVERVKAYDPDADEALLNRAYVYTVQKHGSQKRASGDPYFSHPVEVAGLMTDLKLDQDTVMTALLHDTVEDTLATIEDIEAKFGPDVAKLVDGVTKLSKLEQMPENERAAENLRKFFLAMSEDIRVLLVKLADRLHNMRTLHFIKSPEKRLRIARETMDLYAPLAERVGMYEYMREMQLLAFEQLEPEGYATITGRLAQIRSQEGGQVDAIALAIKQALAEAGLKVEVWGREKHPYSIWKKMAERHVSFEQITDIMAFRVLCDNTEDCYRALGVLHTTWQFIPGRYKDYISTPKSNGYRSLHTALIYENSMRMEVQLRTREMHHTNEYGLAAHWAYKQGNVTPDGQVGWLRDLIEIVDASHDAEELLEHTKMAIYQDRIFAFTPKGALHQLPKGATPVDFAFAVHSQLGAQAVGAKINGRHMPLRTELHNGDVVEIIKRRHAEPQLSWLGFVVTGKARAAIRRAVRQKEHAEIAAIGLKLFESIADRVPAKIGKKAVRAAVQRLGFDDEDDLMYAIGSAKLKDRDVMEALVPGSTADLPEPTQHERAISIRGLTPGVGFTLAECCHPVPGDRIVGLRHPGEVVEVHTIDCLELANGIDADWVDLSWGERSHGATGRVRVVLYNRPGTLAEVAGIFAKNHANVMNLEMTQHDDPFHTYEVDLEVQDLAHLTRIVSALRASDAAAEAARL from the coding sequence ATGCTGCGCCAATACGAACTTGTAGAACGGGTCAAGGCCTACGATCCCGACGCCGACGAGGCGCTGCTGAACCGCGCCTATGTCTACACCGTGCAGAAGCACGGCAGCCAGAAGCGCGCCAGCGGGGACCCTTATTTCTCGCATCCGGTCGAAGTCGCTGGGCTGATGACCGACTTGAAGCTCGACCAGGATACGGTGATGACCGCCCTGCTCCACGACACGGTCGAGGACACGCTGGCGACGATCGAGGATATCGAGGCCAAGTTCGGGCCCGACGTCGCGAAGCTGGTCGACGGGGTGACCAAGCTCTCCAAGCTCGAGCAGATGCCCGAGAACGAGCGCGCGGCCGAGAATCTGCGCAAGTTCTTCCTCGCGATGAGCGAGGACATCCGCGTGCTGCTGGTCAAGCTGGCCGACCGGCTGCACAACATGCGCACGCTGCATTTCATCAAGAGCCCGGAAAAACGCCTCCGCATCGCGCGCGAGACGATGGATCTCTACGCCCCCCTCGCCGAGCGCGTCGGGATGTACGAATATATGCGCGAGATGCAGCTGCTCGCCTTCGAACAGCTCGAACCCGAAGGCTATGCCACGATCACCGGGCGGCTCGCGCAGATCCGCAGCCAGGAAGGCGGGCAGGTCGATGCGATCGCGCTGGCGATCAAGCAGGCGCTGGCCGAGGCCGGGCTGAAGGTCGAGGTCTGGGGCCGCGAGAAGCACCCCTATTCGATCTGGAAGAAGATGGCCGAACGGCACGTCAGCTTCGAACAGATCACCGACATCATGGCGTTCCGGGTGCTGTGCGACAACACCGAGGATTGCTACCGCGCGCTCGGCGTGCTGCACACCACGTGGCAATTCATCCCGGGGCGCTACAAGGATTACATCTCGACCCCGAAGTCGAACGGCTATCGCTCGCTCCACACCGCGCTGATCTACGAGAACTCGATGCGGATGGAGGTGCAATTGCGCACCCGCGAGATGCACCACACCAACGAATACGGCCTCGCCGCGCATTGGGCCTACAAGCAGGGCAATGTGACGCCCGACGGGCAGGTCGGCTGGCTGCGCGATCTTATCGAGATCGTCGATGCGAGCCACGATGCCGAGGAACTGCTCGAGCATACCAAGATGGCGATCTATCAGGACCGCATCTTCGCCTTCACCCCCAAGGGCGCGCTGCACCAGCTGCCCAAGGGCGCGACCCCGGTCGATTTCGCCTTCGCGGTCCACAGCCAGCTCGGCGCGCAGGCGGTCGGCGCGAAGATCAACGGGCGGCACATGCCGCTGCGCACCGAACTCCATAACGGCGACGTGGTCGAAATCATCAAGCGCCGCCATGCGGAACCGCAACTGAGCTGGCTCGGCTTCGTGGTGACCGGCAAGGCGCGCGCCGCGATCCGCCGCGCGGTGCGCCAGAAGGAACATGCCGAGATCGCCGCGATCGGGCTGAAACTGTTCGAATCGATCGCCGACCGGGTTCCGGCCAAGATCGGCAAGAAGGCGGTCCGCGCGGCGGTGCAGCGGCTCGGCTTCGATGACGAGGACGATCTGATGTATGCGATCGGCTCGGCCAAGCTGAAGGACCGCGATGTGATGGAGGCGCTGGTTCCGGGCAGCACCGCCGACCTGCCCGAGCCGACCCAGCACGAACGCGCGATCTCGATCCGCGGGCTCACCCCCGGGGTCGGCTTCACCCTGGCGGAATGCTGCCACCCGGTTCCGGGCGACCGCATCGTCGGCCTGCGCCACCCGGGCGAGGTGGTCGAGGTGCACACGATCGATTGCCTCGAACTGGCCAACGGGATCGATGCCGACTGGGTCGACCTCTCATGGGGCGAGCGCTCGCACGGCGCGACCGGGCGCGTGCGGGTGGTGCTCTACAACCGGCCGGGAACATTGGCCGAGGTCGCGGGCATTTTCGCGAAGAACCACGCGAATGTGATGAACCTCGAGATGACCCAGCACGACGATCCGTTCCACACCTATGAGGTGGATCTGGAAGTGCAGGACCTCGCGCACCTCACGCGCATCGTCAGCGCCTTGCGCGCGAGCGACGCGGCGGCGGAAGCGGCGCGGCTGTGA